From Paraburkholderia fungorum, the proteins below share one genomic window:
- a CDS encoding ABC transporter permease: protein MKALFSAGKWSGWFGDRQLNFLLIVNVLVVLVATWLSRGQFVDIDNLQSMGGQLPELGLLALGIMLSMVSGNGGIDLSGVGLANLSGMVAALVVPRFVNGDDSPALYTALFCVIVVAMGVLGGALNGVVIARLRLTPILCTLGTQLLFTGFAVVLSNGASVHVDYVDPLSNIGNGTVFQVPIAFCIFIAAVIVLGWLLKRSPFGLRLYLMGTNPKAAFYAGIPRTRMLILTYTMCGVLASLAGLISATHTSSAKWDYGNSYLLIAILIAVMGGVNPAGGNGRIICVFFAATVLQFLSSLFNLMGVSQFFGDCAWGFLLLLSLAFAGGERVRAIFGLSGGGTSAGAASKR, encoded by the coding sequence ATGAAGGCTTTGTTTAGCGCAGGAAAATGGTCCGGCTGGTTCGGCGACCGGCAACTGAATTTCCTGCTGATCGTCAACGTGCTCGTCGTGCTGGTCGCGACCTGGCTCTCACGCGGCCAGTTCGTCGATATCGACAACCTTCAGTCGATGGGCGGGCAGTTGCCCGAACTCGGCCTGCTTGCGCTGGGCATCATGCTGTCGATGGTGTCGGGCAATGGCGGCATCGATCTGTCCGGCGTCGGCCTGGCGAATCTTTCGGGGATGGTGGCGGCCTTGGTAGTGCCGCGCTTCGTCAATGGTGACGACTCGCCCGCGCTTTACACCGCACTGTTCTGCGTGATCGTGGTCGCGATGGGCGTGCTCGGCGGAGCGCTGAACGGCGTGGTGATCGCGCGTTTGAGGCTGACGCCGATTCTCTGCACGCTTGGCACGCAATTGCTGTTCACCGGTTTTGCGGTGGTGCTCAGCAACGGCGCATCGGTGCATGTCGATTACGTGGACCCGCTGTCGAATATCGGCAACGGTACGGTGTTTCAGGTGCCGATCGCATTTTGTATCTTCATCGCAGCGGTCATTGTGTTGGGGTGGCTGCTCAAACGCAGTCCGTTCGGTTTGCGTCTGTATCTGATGGGTACGAATCCGAAAGCTGCGTTTTATGCGGGTATTCCGCGTACGCGGATGCTGATTCTCACGTACACGATGTGCGGCGTGCTTGCTTCGCTGGCCGGCTTGATCAGTGCAACGCATACGTCCAGCGCGAAATGGGATTACGGCAACTCCTATCTGCTGATCGCGATTCTGATCGCGGTGATGGGCGGCGTGAATCCGGCTGGCGGCAACGGCCGCATCATCTGCGTATTTTTTGCGGCGACCGTACTGCAATTTCTGTCGAGCCTGTTCAATCTGATGGGCGTCTCGCAGTTTTTCGGCGATTGCGCGTGGGGCTTTCTGTTGCTGCTGTCGCTGGCATTCGCGGGCGGCGAACGGGTGCGCGCGATCTTCGGTTTGAGTGGCGGCGGGACGAGCGCAGGTGCGGCTTCGAAGCGCTAG
- a CDS encoding substrate-binding domain-containing protein, which produces MKHRRGSSKVLASAIAAAAVATLFSSTAYAQCVTSLPTGSIGPKNIVGQGPNGEKAASVDAIKLTDADIAKIKAGKFKVGISMQTMNLDWSQLQVQGITDTLKKYGVEVIGTASAEYQVDKQIADIENTIQRHPDGIISIPVDGTATAATYKKVSEAGIKLVFMDNVPTGLKHPQQYASMISADSEGNGQIAAKVLSSCVPKGATIGLVNFGVDYFSTTERTKAVNDWIAKNRPDIKVKQVAFTDPSKVGQIAGDFLTGNPDVKGLFAVWDQPALDTLTSMRAQGVNVPVTTVDLGLQSAIEIAKGGPLKATGSQRPYDQGVAEATAMMKALIGQTPPAWIGVQSLPVVQSNVLESYKIVFKKDPPPQLADACKKAAPACG; this is translated from the coding sequence ATGAAACATCGTCGTGGTTCAAGCAAGGTACTAGCGAGCGCGATCGCGGCGGCCGCCGTCGCGACACTGTTTTCGTCGACCGCTTACGCGCAATGCGTGACGAGCTTGCCGACAGGATCGATCGGGCCGAAAAACATCGTGGGGCAAGGGCCAAACGGTGAAAAGGCCGCTTCCGTCGACGCGATTAAACTGACCGACGCCGATATCGCCAAGATCAAGGCGGGCAAATTCAAAGTCGGCATTTCAATGCAGACGATGAATCTCGACTGGTCGCAATTGCAGGTGCAAGGCATTACCGACACGCTGAAAAAATATGGCGTCGAAGTGATCGGCACGGCATCGGCGGAGTACCAGGTCGACAAGCAGATTGCCGATATCGAGAACACGATTCAGCGTCATCCCGACGGCATCATTTCTATTCCAGTCGATGGCACGGCAACGGCCGCGACGTACAAGAAAGTGTCCGAAGCCGGCATCAAGCTTGTATTCATGGACAACGTGCCGACCGGCCTGAAGCATCCGCAGCAATACGCGTCGATGATTTCCGCGGACAGCGAGGGCAACGGCCAGATCGCCGCGAAGGTGCTGTCGTCATGCGTGCCGAAGGGCGCAACGATCGGCCTTGTGAATTTTGGCGTGGATTATTTCAGCACGACCGAGCGCACCAAAGCCGTCAATGACTGGATCGCGAAGAATCGCCCGGACATCAAGGTCAAGCAGGTCGCGTTCACCGATCCGTCGAAAGTCGGGCAGATTGCGGGCGATTTTCTGACTGGCAATCCCGACGTGAAAGGACTATTCGCCGTGTGGGATCAACCGGCGCTCGACACGCTCACGTCGATGCGCGCGCAAGGCGTGAACGTTCCCGTGACGACCGTCGATCTGGGACTGCAGTCCGCGATCGAAATTGCGAAAGGTGGACCGCTGAAGGCAACCGGCTCGCAACGTCCGTATGACCAGGGCGTGGCCGAAGCGACCGCGATGATGAAGGCATTGATCGGACAGACGCCACCTGCGTGGATCGGGGTGCAGTCGTTGCCGGTGGTTCAGTCGAACGTGCTGGAGTCTTACAAGATTGTGTTCAAGAAAGACCCGCCGCCGCAACTCGCGGACGCCTGCAAGAAAGCGGCACCGGCCTGCGGTTGA
- a CDS encoding sugar ABC transporter ATP-binding protein → MSEPVAVAAVSSPRVPLIRVAGVTKRFGGVQALRGVDLEVFPGEVHALLGENGAGKSTLIKILSGVHNYDDGVIEIEGRAVAFESPKQSRDAGVAVVYQDLSLVESLSVGANLMLGREPRTRLGFVRNRQLMATVCEFLRSHGIPLDPKTPVSALPFAYRQMTEICKALMGDVRVLILDEPTSALTGGEEQILFDAIHAVTARGVGVIYVTHRLNEVFKISQRVTVFRDGANAGMFETAQTDMKQLVAAIVGPAHAALQAREKTAVGVGLAASNEAANTEHASVDAAQSAPVLKMSNVSNDRLHDVSLLVSRGEIHGLAGLIGSGRTEILQTIFGLRSVDTGAIEFDGHSRADITPASAIQRGIALVPEDRHLEGLVLDHSIERNLTLPRLPQFSRWGWLRSQAAVQQAKRSMKELSVKAPNSSTAVKFLSGGNQQKVVFAKWNHPRPKLLLLDEPTVGVDVGAREEIYGVVNDAAHAGTGVLVVSSDLDELLRLCDRISIVADGSIVRTIERAELANAEALHHQIQLSRSSIESSKETPLKAHAT, encoded by the coding sequence ATGAGTGAGCCGGTTGCGGTCGCGGCCGTGTCATCGCCTCGGGTTCCACTGATTCGCGTGGCGGGCGTCACCAAGCGATTTGGCGGCGTGCAGGCGTTGCGCGGCGTCGACCTCGAAGTGTTTCCCGGCGAAGTGCATGCGCTGCTCGGCGAGAACGGCGCCGGCAAATCCACGCTGATCAAGATACTCAGCGGTGTCCACAATTACGACGACGGCGTGATCGAGATCGAAGGCCGGGCCGTTGCGTTCGAATCGCCGAAGCAATCGCGCGACGCCGGTGTTGCCGTCGTTTATCAGGACCTGAGTCTGGTCGAATCGCTGTCGGTCGGCGCGAATCTGATGCTGGGGCGCGAACCCCGCACGCGGCTCGGCTTCGTCAGGAACCGGCAACTGATGGCGACCGTCTGCGAATTTCTCCGCTCGCACGGCATTCCGCTCGATCCGAAAACGCCGGTAAGTGCGCTGCCTTTTGCCTACCGGCAGATGACCGAGATTTGCAAGGCGTTGATGGGCGACGTGCGCGTACTGATTCTCGACGAACCCACTTCGGCATTGACCGGCGGCGAGGAGCAGATTCTGTTCGACGCGATTCATGCGGTGACGGCGCGCGGTGTCGGCGTGATCTACGTAACGCACCGCCTGAACGAGGTGTTCAAGATTTCACAGCGCGTGACCGTGTTTCGCGACGGCGCGAATGCGGGCATGTTCGAGACCGCGCAGACCGATATGAAACAACTGGTCGCCGCGATTGTCGGGCCTGCGCATGCGGCGCTGCAGGCGCGGGAGAAAACCGCCGTGGGAGTCGGCCTGGCAGCGAGCAATGAAGCCGCGAACACCGAACACGCTTCAGTCGATGCAGCGCAAAGCGCACCCGTTCTGAAAATGTCCAACGTCAGCAACGACCGCCTGCACGATGTGAGTCTGCTAGTCAGTCGCGGCGAAATTCACGGACTGGCCGGTTTGATCGGCAGCGGCCGCACCGAGATTCTGCAAACCATTTTCGGGCTTCGTTCCGTCGACACCGGCGCAATCGAGTTCGACGGTCATTCCCGCGCGGATATCACGCCAGCCTCGGCCATCCAGCGTGGCATCGCGCTGGTGCCGGAAGATCGCCACCTCGAAGGCCTTGTGCTCGATCACTCGATCGAACGCAATCTCACGTTGCCGCGACTGCCGCAATTTTCGCGTTGGGGATGGCTGCGCAGTCAGGCCGCCGTGCAGCAGGCGAAGCGTTCGATGAAAGAACTCTCGGTGAAAGCGCCGAATTCATCGACGGCGGTGAAGTTTTTATCCGGCGGCAATCAGCAGAAAGTGGTGTTTGCAAAGTGGAATCACCCTCGCCCCAAACTGCTTCTGCTCGACGAACCCACAGTCGGCGTCGATGTCGGCGCGCGCGAGGAAATCTACGGCGTAGTCAACGACGCCGCGCACGCGGGCACGGGCGTACTGGTCGTTTCGTCGGATCTCGATGAACTGCTGCGCCTGTGCGACCGCATCTCGATCGTCGCGGACGGCAGCATTGTCAGGACCATCGAGCGCGCCGAACTTGCCAATGCCGAAGCGCTACATCACCAGATTCAGCTGTCCCGTTCTTCCATCGAGTCCTCCAAGGAGACTCCCCTCAAGGCCCATGCAACATGA
- a CDS encoding autoinducer 2 ABC transporter substrate-binding protein yields MKLTRLGAALAAGALTVGVIAAAHAATNETIVTVVKVTGINWFNRMDDGVKEFAKDNPGVTAYQTGPGRADAAQQLKIIEDLIAKKVTAIAVVPYDPPTLEPALKKAMDRGIKVVTHEADNAKNTMVDIEAFDNTAYGAGLNERLASCMHSDGKWAVLVGSLGSRSQVQWADGGIGNAKAKYPKMDLVEPKLETNNDGERAYEVAKEVLRKHPDLKGFQGSSSLDVIGIGRAVEEAGMQGKICVYGTGLPTEAGKFLESGAINGIAFWDPKLAGMAMNKVAQMLIDGKTVENGADLGLPGYTKVTVAKGPGKGIIVRGQGWVNVDKSNYKQYPF; encoded by the coding sequence ATGAAACTGACTCGACTGGGTGCCGCGCTTGCCGCAGGCGCTCTGACTGTGGGCGTGATCGCCGCTGCGCACGCCGCCACCAACGAGACGATCGTCACGGTCGTCAAGGTGACCGGCATCAACTGGTTCAACCGGATGGACGACGGCGTGAAGGAATTCGCGAAAGACAACCCCGGCGTGACCGCGTATCAGACCGGTCCGGGCCGCGCGGATGCGGCCCAGCAGTTGAAGATCATCGAAGACCTGATCGCGAAGAAAGTCACGGCGATTGCAGTGGTGCCGTACGATCCGCCGACGCTCGAACCTGCGTTAAAGAAGGCGATGGATCGCGGCATCAAGGTCGTCACTCATGAGGCCGACAACGCGAAGAACACCATGGTCGACATCGAGGCATTCGACAACACCGCATACGGTGCGGGGTTGAACGAGCGTCTTGCGTCGTGCATGCACAGCGACGGCAAATGGGCGGTGCTGGTCGGCTCGCTGGGCAGTCGCTCGCAGGTGCAATGGGCCGATGGCGGCATCGGTAACGCGAAGGCCAAATACCCGAAGATGGATCTGGTCGAACCGAAGCTCGAAACCAACAACGACGGCGAGCGCGCGTATGAAGTCGCGAAGGAAGTGCTACGCAAACACCCTGACCTGAAGGGCTTCCAGGGTTCGTCGTCGCTCGACGTGATCGGCATTGGCCGCGCGGTGGAAGAGGCGGGCATGCAGGGCAAAATCTGCGTGTACGGCACGGGGCTGCCGACTGAAGCGGGCAAATTCCTCGAAAGCGGTGCGATCAATGGCATTGCTTTCTGGGACCCGAAACTCGCGGGCATGGCGATGAACAAAGTGGCGCAGATGCTGATCGACGGGAAGACGGTTGAGAACGGCGCCGACCTCGGCTTGCCCGGTTACACGAAAGTCACGGTCGCGAAGGGGCCGGGCAAGGGCATTATCGTGCGCGGCCAGGGCTGGGTGAACGTCGACAAGTCGAACTACAAGCAGTATCCGTTCTGA
- a CDS encoding aldehyde dehydrogenase family protein has translation MSVAEYFSSMEYGPAPEDDQPARAWLAQHESGFGHFIGGAWHAPAAGERFVSHAPATAERLADIAQGDAADIDAAVAAARAAQPGWLALGGAGRARHLYALARMVQRHSRLFAVLEALDNGKPIRETRDIDVPLVARHFLHHAGWAQLQDSEFADYAPLGVVGQIVPWNFPLLMLAWKIAPAIATGNCVVLKPAEYTPLTALLFAELAHWAGLPAGVLNVVTGDGRTGAALVEHPGVDKIAFTGSTEVGRQIRKATAGSGKSLTLELGGKSPFIVFDDADLDGAVEGVVDAIWFNQGQVCCAGSRLLVQEGVEARFIAKLKRRMETLRVGTSLDKSIDIGAIVDPVQLERIQSLVETGRSEGCPVWQSPDTTMPAGGCFYPPTLVTGVAPSSTLAQEEIFGPVLVTMSFRTPDEAIALANNSRYGLAASVWSETIGRALDIAPRLACGVVWINATNLFDAAVGFGGYRESGYGREGGREGIYEYLKPRAWLNLAKREVRDAMADSLLANVTSNVTSIDRTAKLFIGGKQVRPDSGYSLPVRAPDGTPVGEVGEGNRKDIRNAVEAARAAQKWSQASTHNRAQVLFYLAENLAVRADEFVRQLQIRTGATQAAAQAEVDASISRLFTYAAWADKFDGAVHTPPLRGVALAMHEPLGVIGIACPDEAPLLGFVSLIAPALAMGNRVVVLPSAACPLTVTDFYQVAETSDVPGGVLNIVTGERSALLPALAKHDDVDAVWCFGNAADSTLVERESIGNLKRAFVDYGRQFDWFDRSSEGRPFLRQAVQVKNIWIPYGD, from the coding sequence ATGAGCGTAGCCGAGTATTTTTCATCGATGGAGTACGGTCCCGCCCCCGAGGACGATCAGCCCGCACGCGCGTGGCTCGCGCAGCACGAGTCGGGCTTCGGGCATTTCATCGGCGGCGCGTGGCACGCGCCGGCAGCGGGCGAGCGCTTCGTTTCGCATGCGCCCGCAACGGCTGAGCGGCTCGCCGATATCGCGCAGGGCGATGCCGCCGATATCGACGCCGCCGTCGCCGCCGCACGCGCCGCGCAACCGGGCTGGCTCGCGCTGGGCGGTGCGGGACGCGCGCGGCATTTGTATGCGCTTGCAAGAATGGTGCAGCGGCATAGCCGCCTTTTTGCGGTGCTCGAAGCGCTCGACAACGGCAAGCCGATTCGCGAGACACGCGATATCGATGTGCCGCTGGTCGCCCGGCATTTTCTGCATCACGCGGGTTGGGCGCAGTTGCAGGACAGCGAATTCGCGGACTACGCGCCGCTCGGCGTGGTCGGTCAGATCGTGCCGTGGAATTTCCCGCTGCTGATGCTCGCATGGAAAATCGCGCCCGCCATTGCAACGGGCAATTGCGTCGTGCTGAAACCGGCCGAATACACGCCGCTCACGGCGTTGCTGTTCGCCGAGCTTGCGCATTGGGCGGGTTTGCCCGCAGGCGTGCTGAACGTCGTGACCGGCGACGGCAGGACGGGCGCGGCGCTGGTCGAGCATCCCGGCGTCGACAAGATTGCATTCACGGGTTCGACCGAAGTGGGACGGCAGATTCGCAAGGCCACTGCCGGCTCGGGCAAATCGCTGACGCTCGAACTCGGCGGCAAGTCGCCGTTCATCGTGTTCGACGATGCGGACCTGGACGGCGCGGTGGAAGGCGTCGTCGACGCGATCTGGTTCAACCAGGGACAAGTGTGCTGCGCGGGCTCGCGCCTGCTGGTCCAGGAGGGTGTCGAGGCGCGCTTTATCGCGAAGCTGAAACGCCGGATGGAAACGCTGCGGGTGGGTACATCGCTCGACAAGAGCATCGACATCGGCGCGATTGTCGATCCGGTGCAACTTGAACGCATCCAGTCGCTGGTGGAGACGGGGCGCAGCGAAGGGTGCCCGGTCTGGCAGTCGCCCGATACGACGATGCCTGCGGGCGGCTGTTTTTATCCGCCGACGCTGGTCACAGGAGTCGCACCTTCATCGACGCTCGCGCAGGAGGAAATCTTCGGCCCGGTACTGGTGACGATGAGTTTCCGCACGCCCGACGAAGCGATCGCGCTCGCGAACAATTCACGCTACGGACTCGCCGCGAGCGTGTGGAGCGAAACGATCGGACGTGCACTCGATATTGCGCCGCGTCTTGCGTGCGGCGTCGTGTGGATCAATGCGACCAATCTGTTCGATGCAGCAGTTGGCTTCGGCGGCTATCGCGAATCGGGCTACGGCCGCGAAGGCGGACGTGAGGGCATTTACGAATATCTGAAGCCGCGCGCGTGGCTCAATCTTGCGAAGCGTGAAGTGCGTGATGCGATGGCCGATTCGCTGCTTGCGAATGTCACGTCGAATGTCACGTCGATCGATCGTACCGCGAAACTGTTTATCGGCGGCAAGCAGGTGCGTCCGGACAGCGGCTATTCGCTGCCGGTTCGCGCGCCGGACGGCACGCCGGTCGGCGAAGTGGGCGAGGGCAATCGCAAGGACATCCGTAACGCGGTCGAGGCCGCGCGTGCCGCGCAGAAATGGTCGCAGGCGAGTACGCACAATCGCGCGCAGGTGCTGTTTTATCTGGCCGAGAATCTCGCGGTGCGCGCGGACGAATTCGTGCGTCAGTTGCAGATCAGAACCGGTGCGACGCAAGCGGCGGCGCAGGCTGAAGTGGATGCGTCGATCTCGCGTCTGTTCACCTACGCTGCGTGGGCCGACAAGTTCGACGGCGCAGTGCATACGCCGCCATTGCGCGGCGTTGCGCTGGCGATGCACGAACCGCTCGGCGTGATCGGCATTGCGTGTCCGGACGAAGCGCCGCTGCTCGGCTTCGTTTCGCTGATTGCGCCCGCGCTGGCGATGGGCAATCGTGTGGTCGTTCTGCCGAGCGCCGCGTGTCCGTTGACGGTGACCGATTTTTATCAGGTTGCCGAAACATCGGACGTGCCGGGCGGCGTGCTCAATATCGTGACCGGCGAGCGTAGCGCGTTGCTGCCCGCGCTCGCAAAACATGACGATGTCGATGCCGTGTGGTGCTTCGGCAATGCGGCGGATTCGACGCTGGTGGAGCGTGAGTCGATCGGCAACCTTAAGCGAGCCTTCGTCGATTACGGGAGACAGTTCGACTGGTTCGACCGTTCAAGCGAAGGACGGCCGTTTTTGCGTCAGGCCGTGCAGGTGAAAAACATCTGGATACCTTACGGAGACTGA
- the deoC gene encoding deoxyribose-phosphate aldolase, producing the protein MPEAPALSSLLSSPPSSAVLALRGSAPAHAQRNPGMAFDASWLDGLRVNQSAVERRTATLVTRRSVKKDAQAAWLLKAVTCIDLTTLNGDDTEARVRRLCAKARRPVRADLLEALGIAPQGITTGAVCVYHRFVAAAVDALQGSGIPVAAVSTGFPAGLIPHPLKLKEIEASVADGAQEIDIVVTREHVLTGNWQALYDEVRDFREACGPAHLKTILATGDIRTLSNVARASMVCMMAGADFIKTSTGKEGVNATLDVSLVMVRMIREYQERTGVPIGFKPAGGVSSAKSVLSYQILMKEELGRAWLEPDLFRVGASSLLADIERQLEHHVSGRYSAFNRHPVA; encoded by the coding sequence ATGCCCGAAGCCCCTGCTTTATCTTCATTACTTTCGTCGCCGCCGTCGTCGGCGGTTCTTGCGCTGCGCGGCAGTGCGCCCGCCCATGCGCAGCGCAATCCCGGCATGGCGTTCGACGCGTCGTGGCTCGACGGTTTGCGCGTCAACCAGTCGGCGGTCGAGCGGCGCACTGCGACGCTCGTTACACGGCGCAGCGTCAAGAAGGATGCGCAGGCGGCGTGGCTGCTGAAAGCGGTTACGTGCATCGACCTCACGACGCTCAATGGCGACGACACCGAAGCCCGCGTGCGGCGCCTCTGCGCGAAAGCGCGTCGTCCCGTGCGCGCCGATCTGCTCGAAGCGCTAGGTATCGCGCCGCAAGGCATCACGACCGGCGCGGTGTGCGTATATCACCGCTTCGTGGCCGCCGCAGTCGATGCACTGCAAGGCAGCGGCATTCCTGTCGCGGCGGTATCGACGGGCTTTCCTGCCGGGCTGATTCCGCATCCGCTGAAGCTGAAGGAGATCGAGGCGTCGGTTGCGGACGGCGCGCAGGAGATCGATATCGTCGTCACGCGCGAGCATGTGCTGACCGGTAACTGGCAGGCGCTGTACGACGAAGTGCGCGATTTTCGCGAGGCCTGCGGGCCCGCGCATCTGAAAACGATTCTGGCGACCGGCGATATCCGCACGCTCTCCAATGTGGCGCGCGCGTCGATGGTCTGCATGATGGCGGGCGCGGATTTCATCAAGACGTCGACAGGTAAGGAGGGCGTCAACGCGACGCTCGACGTGTCGCTCGTGATGGTGCGGATGATCCGCGAGTACCAGGAGCGCACGGGCGTGCCGATCGGTTTCAAACCGGCGGGCGGCGTGTCGAGCGCGAAGTCGGTGCTGTCGTATCAGATTCTGATGAAAGAAGAACTGGGCCGCGCGTGGCTCGAACCGGACCTGTTCCGGGTTGGCGCGTCGAGCCTGCTGGCCGATATCGAGCGGCAACTCGAACATCACGTGAGCGGTCGTTACTCCGCTTTCAACCGTCACCCCGTAGCCTGA
- a CDS encoding ABC transporter permease has translation MNDSVTPLAADRQTLPAQKSRMRRIAQLLLQGDRPYALYGAFAILLVVFSFASPWFLSIDNFLNIGRQTALVSIIAIGMTFVIIARQIDLSVGSTLALSGMSAALAMSYVGDNWIIGAIAGIGTGAIVGAINGVVTTRLSIPSFLVTLGTLSAARGLALMVTTTKPVIITNDSFIAIFGEGDIAGVPVPIIWTVLAVIAGILLLHYSVFGRQIYAAGGNPTAALYSGINTRRVTTLAFILTGMLAGLAALVLSARSHAARPDVVQGMELDVIASVTLGGCSLFGGRGFVLGTLLGSLIIGTLNNGLVLLGVSSSLQLVIKGVIIVAAVAFTRK, from the coding sequence ATGAACGATTCCGTTACGCCACTGGCCGCCGACCGGCAGACGTTGCCGGCGCAGAAGAGCCGTATGCGGCGCATTGCTCAACTGCTGCTGCAAGGCGACCGCCCTTACGCGCTATACGGTGCGTTTGCCATTTTGCTGGTCGTGTTCAGTTTCGCGTCACCGTGGTTCTTATCCATCGACAACTTCCTGAACATCGGCCGGCAAACCGCACTGGTGTCGATCATCGCGATCGGCATGACGTTCGTGATCATCGCGCGACAGATCGATCTGTCGGTCGGCTCGACGCTCGCGTTATCGGGCATGTCGGCGGCGCTTGCGATGTCGTATGTCGGCGACAACTGGATCATCGGCGCAATCGCGGGCATCGGCACTGGCGCGATTGTCGGCGCGATTAACGGTGTCGTCACCACGCGGCTGAGCATTCCATCGTTTCTCGTGACGCTCGGCACGTTGAGCGCCGCACGCGGCCTGGCCCTGATGGTCACAACCACCAAGCCCGTCATCATCACCAACGACTCGTTTATCGCGATCTTCGGCGAAGGCGATATCGCGGGCGTGCCGGTGCCGATTATCTGGACGGTGCTCGCGGTGATCGCCGGCATTCTGCTGCTGCACTACAGCGTATTCGGCCGGCAGATTTATGCGGCCGGCGGCAATCCGACCGCCGCGCTGTACTCGGGCATCAACACGCGGCGCGTGACGACGCTCGCGTTCATTCTGACCGGCATGCTCGCCGGACTCGCGGCACTCGTGCTGTCGGCACGCTCGCATGCAGCCCGGCCCGATGTTGTGCAGGGCATGGAACTCGATGTGATCGCTTCGGTGACGCTCGGCGGTTGCAGCCTGTTCGGCGGACGCGGCTTCGTACTAGGCACGCTGCTCGGCAGCCTGATTATCGGCACGCTGAACAACGGGCTGGTGCTGCTTGGCGTCAGTTCATCGCTGCAACTGGTGATCAAGGGCGTGATTATCGTTGCAGCGGTTGCATTTACGAGGAAATAG
- a CDS encoding ribokinase produces the protein MLKNLDPNTSSQRKGRVVILGIFVTDLTFRAARMPLIGETIAGSAFAMGPGGKGSNQAVAAARAGADVVFCTRLGNDAFGAIARATWAAEGITARASVIDGISTGAAHIFVDDTTGMNAIIVASGAAGTMDASDADAIEADIAAANVFVTQLEQPLPAARRGLEIARQHGVITVFNPAPAFTLDDDFFPLCDYITPNETEATALTGVPIANADDARRAADVLLAKGVGTAIVTLGEGGALLHSATQSVLVPAYHCGRVVETAGAGDGFTGGFAAALARGDDAVAALRFGCALAGISVTRAGTAPSMPSLEEVNRVLGESAGLPQAS, from the coding sequence GTGCTGAAGAATCTGGATCCGAATACGTCATCGCAACGAAAAGGGCGCGTCGTCATTCTCGGTATCTTCGTGACCGATTTGACGTTTCGTGCGGCACGTATGCCGCTGATCGGCGAGACGATTGCCGGTAGTGCGTTCGCGATGGGGCCCGGCGGCAAGGGCTCGAATCAGGCAGTGGCCGCGGCACGCGCGGGTGCGGACGTGGTGTTCTGCACGCGTCTCGGCAACGATGCGTTCGGCGCGATTGCTCGCGCCACGTGGGCCGCCGAGGGCATCACGGCGCGTGCGTCGGTGATCGACGGAATCTCCACCGGCGCGGCCCATATTTTCGTCGACGACACGACCGGTATGAACGCGATCATCGTGGCATCGGGCGCAGCGGGAACGATGGATGCCTCCGACGCCGACGCAATCGAAGCCGATATTGCCGCAGCAAACGTGTTCGTTACGCAGTTGGAACAACCGTTGCCAGCGGCGCGACGCGGGCTCGAAATCGCGCGGCAGCACGGCGTCATCACCGTGTTCAACCCGGCACCGGCTTTTACGCTCGACGACGACTTTTTCCCGCTATGCGACTACATCACACCGAACGAGACCGAGGCGACCGCGCTCACGGGAGTGCCGATCGCGAACGCCGACGATGCCCGCCGCGCTGCCGATGTGCTGCTCGCCAAAGGCGTCGGCACGGCGATCGTGACGCTGGGCGAGGGCGGCGCGTTGCTGCATTCGGCAACGCAATCGGTCCTCGTGCCCGCGTATCACTGCGGCCGTGTAGTCGAAACCGCAGGCGCAGGTGACGGCTTTACCGGCGGTTTCGCAGCCGCGCTCGCACGCGGCGACGATGCCGTTGCGGCGCTACGTTTCGGCTGCGCACTCGCCGGCATTTCGGTGACACGTGCAGGCACTGCGCCTTCGATGCCGTCGCTCGAAGAAGTGAATCGCGTGCTGGGCGAGTCGGCCGGTTTGCCGCAGGCATCCTGA